In Halovulum dunhuangense, one genomic interval encodes:
- a CDS encoding DNA recombination protein RmuC — MPPLDWSDPLTLLAATTAVALPILCLSLLVVLAIRASARAARATEPLAQHLVQLDQALRSLSDAQQRLAGGLSSVAEAQAKAQLSMVHTMEQRLEEVQRQMADSLHGATVRTTRSLTELQERLATIDKAQSNIEKLSGDVLGLQDILSNKQTRGAFGEIQLQDIVSKALPPDAYRFQATLSNGKRADCVIDLPMPPGPIVIDSKFPLEPYEALVRVGAGPAAQGPAREFRQAVRAHIRAIAEKYIIEGETAEGALMFLPSEAVYAELHARFPEVVREGFAARVWIVSPTTCMATLNTLRAVLKDARMREQAGHIRRELGLLFKDVERLGARVENLDRHFGQAARDLAEIRISAEKAGTRARRLEDFEFDTPEVDVPEPALRLGE, encoded by the coding sequence ATGCCGCCGCTCGACTGGTCCGACCCGCTGACGCTGCTTGCCGCCACCACCGCCGTCGCCCTGCCGATCCTTTGTCTTTCCCTGCTGGTTGTCCTTGCGATCCGCGCCTCGGCCCGCGCTGCGCGCGCGACCGAGCCGCTGGCGCAGCATCTCGTGCAGCTCGACCAGGCCCTGCGCAGCCTGTCGGACGCGCAGCAGCGGCTGGCCGGCGGCCTGTCCAGCGTGGCCGAGGCGCAGGCCAAGGCGCAGCTGTCGATGGTGCACACGATGGAGCAGCGCCTTGAAGAGGTGCAGCGCCAGATGGCCGACAGCCTGCATGGCGCCACGGTGCGCACAACACGCTCGCTGACCGAATTGCAGGAGCGGCTGGCCACGATCGACAAGGCGCAGAGCAATATCGAGAAGCTGTCGGGCGACGTGCTGGGGCTTCAGGATATCCTGTCGAACAAGCAGACCCGTGGCGCCTTTGGCGAGATCCAGTTGCAGGACATCGTGTCCAAGGCGCTGCCGCCGGACGCGTATCGCTTCCAGGCGACGCTGTCGAACGGCAAGCGGGCGGACTGCGTGATCGACCTGCCGATGCCGCCCGGCCCCATCGTGATCGACAGCAAGTTCCCGCTCGAACCCTATGAGGCCCTGGTCAGGGTCGGGGCCGGGCCGGCGGCGCAGGGCCCCGCGCGCGAGTTCCGGCAGGCGGTCCGCGCCCATATCCGCGCGATCGCCGAGAAATACATCATCGAGGGCGAGACGGCCGAAGGCGCGCTGATGTTCCTGCCCTCGGAAGCGGTCTATGCCGAGTTGCACGCGCGCTTTCCCGAAGTGGTGCGCGAGGGCTTTGCCGCCCGGGTCTGGATCGTGTCGCCCACCACCTGCATGGCGACGCTGAACACGCTGCGCGCCGTGCTGAAGGATGCCCGCATGCGCGAACAGGCGGGCCATATCCGGCGCGAGCTGGGCCTGCTGTTCAAGGATGTGGAACGTCTGGGCGCGCGGGTCGAGAATCTCGACCGGCATTTCGGGCAGGCGGCGCGCGATCTGGCCGAGATCCGGATTTCCGCCGAAAAGGCCGGCACCCGCGCCCGCCGGCTTGAGGATTTCGAGTTCGACACCCCCGAGGTCGATGTGCCCGAGCCGGCGCTTCGGCTGGGCGAATGA
- a CDS encoding DUF3422 family protein has product MATKPLDDYPDRYSLSNELHARPFPELSAPCRAAYIAIKQPQNAAERDRTQDLEHLKMLLDRYGAPHPAPGANHYSSKLGRGFLKWEQHTEFVTYTIFAEGVADVPFDGSVYTMFSDDWLAAAPGKVLTSCLVRVERVADQTAAGARVDEAFSKWFVPESLAVSSVIDGAAVIGSDFRIDENGHVRLAVLATDGTGQRRLGRIVQRLLEIETYKSMAMLALPQARMVAGRVATLDRELAAIVGQMAASSGEDQATLDRLLKISAEVELLSSSTAFRFGAAGAYEAIVTQRIEVLREMRLRSRQTFAEFMTRRFDPAMRTCRSAQARLTELSQRAERASNLLRTRVDVAAGAQNVEVLRRMDERAALQLRLQETVEGLSVVAISYYAVNLAANLLKPLGDEMGLSEGWLYAGLTVPVVALVWLMVRRVRQRIARREAAAARDGH; this is encoded by the coding sequence ATGGCGACAAAACCGCTCGACGACTACCCTGACCGCTACAGCCTGTCGAACGAGTTGCATGCCCGCCCGTTCCCGGAACTGTCGGCGCCCTGCCGCGCCGCCTATATCGCGATCAAGCAGCCGCAGAACGCCGCCGAGCGCGACCGCACCCAGGATCTTGAGCATCTGAAGATGCTTCTGGACCGCTACGGCGCGCCACACCCGGCACCGGGCGCGAACCACTATTCCTCGAAGCTCGGGCGCGGGTTCCTGAAGTGGGAACAGCACACCGAGTTCGTGACCTACACGATCTTTGCCGAAGGCGTGGCCGACGTGCCCTTCGATGGCAGCGTCTATACCATGTTCTCGGACGACTGGCTGGCGGCGGCGCCGGGCAAGGTTCTGACCTCGTGCCTGGTTCGGGTCGAACGGGTGGCCGACCAGACCGCTGCCGGCGCGCGCGTCGACGAAGCCTTTTCCAAGTGGTTCGTTCCCGAAAGCCTGGCGGTGTCCAGCGTGATCGACGGCGCGGCCGTCATCGGCAGCGATTTCCGCATCGACGAGAACGGCCATGTGCGGCTTGCGGTGCTTGCGACCGACGGCACAGGGCAGCGGCGGCTGGGAAGGATCGTCCAGCGCCTGCTCGAGATCGAGACCTACAAGTCGATGGCCATGCTGGCGCTGCCGCAGGCGCGGATGGTTGCCGGCCGGGTGGCGACGCTGGACCGCGAGCTTGCCGCGATCGTCGGCCAGATGGCCGCATCCAGCGGCGAGGACCAGGCGACGCTGGACCGGCTGCTGAAGATCTCGGCCGAGGTGGAACTCCTCTCTTCGTCGACCGCGTTCCGGTTCGGTGCGGCAGGCGCCTACGAGGCGATCGTGACCCAGCGGATCGAGGTCCTGCGCGAGATGCGCCTGCGGTCGCGCCAGACATTCGCCGAGTTCATGACGCGCCGCTTCGATCCGGCCATGCGCACCTGCCGCTCTGCCCAGGCGCGGCTGACGGAACTTTCGCAGCGGGCCGAGCGTGCGTCCAACCTGCTGCGCACGCGGGTGGACGTGGCCGCCGGTGCCCAGAATGTCGAGGTGCTGCGCCGCATGGACGAACGGGCGGCCCTGCAGCTTCGGCTGCAGGAAACGGTCGAGGGGCTGTCCGTGGTGGCGATCAGCTACTATGCCGTGAACCTGGCCGCGAACCTGCTGAAGCCGCTGGGCGATGAAATGGGCCTGTCCGAGGGCTGGCTCTATGCCGGGCTGACCGTGCCGGTGGTGGCGCTTGTCTGGCTCATGGTGCGCCGGGTGCGCCAGCGGATCGCCCGGCGCGAGGCTGCTGCGGCCCGCGACGGACACTGA
- a CDS encoding CDP-alcohol phosphatidyltransferase family protein: MTPFVKAFSIHILTATGAALALMAMLAAGRGDWPMMFLWLLFAFLVDGIDGPLARRVDVARNAPQWDGVLLDLIVDYLTYVIIPAYAMVEAELIGPGWSLAAGLMICVTGAVYFADTRMKTEDKSFSGFPACWNMVILVLFAVDIGSWGAMLLMMAIALAQFFPLKFIHPVRTRRWRALNLPMVMLWAAAATWEAWLSFDAPATATALLLVSTFYLSLAGIAQQLVQDRAA, from the coding sequence ATGACCCCGTTCGTGAAGGCCTTCTCGATCCACATCCTCACCGCGACCGGCGCAGCACTCGCCCTGATGGCGATGCTCGCGGCTGGGCGCGGCGACTGGCCGATGATGTTCCTGTGGCTGCTCTTCGCCTTTCTGGTGGACGGCATCGACGGACCGCTCGCGCGGCGGGTCGATGTCGCGCGCAACGCCCCGCAATGGGACGGGGTGCTGCTGGACCTGATCGTGGACTACCTGACCTATGTGATCATCCCCGCCTACGCGATGGTCGAGGCGGAACTGATCGGGCCGGGATGGAGCCTTGCCGCGGGGCTCATGATCTGTGTCACGGGTGCCGTCTATTTCGCCGACACGCGGATGAAGACCGAGGACAAGTCGTTTTCCGGCTTTCCGGCCTGCTGGAACATGGTGATCCTCGTGCTGTTCGCGGTCGACATCGGGTCCTGGGGCGCGATGCTGCTGATGATGGCGATCGCGCTGGCGCAGTTCTTCCCGCTGAAGTTCATCCACCCCGTGCGCACCCGGCGCTGGCGGGCGCTGAACCTGCCCATGGTGATGCTCTGGGCCGCCGCCGCCACATGGGAGGCGTGGCTGTCCTTCGATGCACCCGCCACCGCGACGGCGCTTCTGCTCGTCAGTACGTTCTACCTGTCGCTGGCGGGTATCGCCCAGCAGCTGGTCCAGGACCGCGCGGCCTGA
- a CDS encoding tyrosine recombinase XerC, giving the protein MDRWLAQLSGARNASPKTVEAYRRDVAGFLAFLSQHWGGPAGQAALARVGTRDMRAWMAHERGRGLSARSMARALSAVRTFYRWLDQAEGITAAAVTATRSPRQKPRLPRPVAEAAAADLLDLAGSLPEEPWIAARDTAVLTLLYGCGLRISEALGLTGAALPLGESLRIRGKGDKERIVPVLPVARSAVAQYVALCPYPMQRDTPIFRGLRGKPLDQRQVRKAMQLLRQSMGLPETATPHALRHSFATHLLEHGADLRAIQELLGHASLSTTQAYTAVNEQSLMRIYEAAHPRQRRG; this is encoded by the coding sequence ATGGACCGCTGGCTGGCGCAGCTTTCCGGCGCCCGCAACGCAAGCCCGAAGACGGTGGAAGCCTATCGCCGCGACGTGGCGGGGTTTCTGGCTTTTCTCTCGCAGCATTGGGGCGGCCCCGCGGGCCAGGCCGCGCTGGCCAGGGTCGGCACCCGCGACATGCGGGCCTGGATGGCCCATGAACGCGGGCGCGGCCTGTCGGCACGGTCGATGGCGCGGGCGCTCAGCGCGGTCCGGACCTTTTATCGCTGGCTTGACCAGGCCGAGGGCATCACCGCCGCCGCCGTCACCGCGACCCGCAGCCCGCGGCAGAAGCCGCGACTGCCCCGCCCGGTGGCCGAGGCGGCGGCGGCGGACCTGCTGGACCTGGCCGGCAGCCTGCCCGAAGAGCCCTGGATCGCCGCCCGCGATACGGCGGTGCTGACCCTGCTCTATGGCTGCGGGCTGCGCATCTCAGAGGCGCTTGGCCTGACCGGGGCCGCCCTGCCGCTTGGCGAAAGCCTGCGCATAAGGGGCAAGGGCGACAAGGAACGGATCGTCCCCGTCCTGCCCGTGGCCCGCAGCGCCGTTGCGCAATACGTCGCGCTCTGCCCCTACCCGATGCAGCGCGACACGCCGATCTTTCGCGGGCTGAGGGGCAAGCCGCTCGACCAGCGGCAGGTGCGAAAGGCGATGCAGCTTCTGCGCCAGTCCATGGGCCTGCCCGAAACGGCGACCCCGCACGCGCTGCGCCATTCCTTCGCCACGCATCTGCTGGAACATGGTGCCGATCTGCGCGCGATACAGGAACTGCTCGGCCATGCCTCGCTGTCCACGACGCAGGCCTACACGGCCGTCAACGAACAAAGCCTGATGCGGATCTACGAAGCGGCCCATCCGCGCCAGCGCCGCGGCTGA
- a CDS encoding DUF484 family protein, protein MNEVQKPVSAIRSQILQNPDMILGDRELMSALLEADGGYSEGRNIVDLRAKLVERLEERLNRLEATNRTVIAAAYENLAGTNQIHRAVLALLEPNSFRGFLAALGEEVAHILSIDAIRLGLESGSAIPGAHLGPKGPLSGLVIALPRGGVEEYLSDGDGRPARRVTLRRATAQADDLYGQNEALVQSEALLKLDLGQGKGAALLALGAEDPQRFTPDQGTDLLSFFAGAFERVLRRWLA, encoded by the coding sequence ATGAACGAGGTGCAGAAGCCGGTTTCGGCGATCCGCAGCCAGATCCTGCAGAATCCGGACATGATCCTTGGCGACAGGGAACTCATGTCCGCCCTGCTGGAGGCGGATGGCGGCTATTCCGAGGGGCGCAACATCGTCGATCTGCGCGCCAAGCTGGTCGAACGGCTGGAAGAGCGCCTGAACCGGCTGGAGGCCACCAACCGCACGGTCATCGCCGCGGCCTACGAGAACCTTGCCGGGACCAACCAGATCCACCGGGCGGTCCTGGCGCTTCTCGAACCCAACTCCTTCCGCGGCTTTCTCGCGGCACTCGGGGAAGAGGTGGCGCATATCCTGTCGATCGACGCGATCCGGCTGGGGCTCGAATCGGGCAGCGCCATCCCGGGCGCGCATCTGGGACCGAAGGGGCCGCTGTCGGGGCTCGTGATCGCCCTGCCGCGCGGCGGGGTCGAGGAGTATCTCTCCGATGGCGACGGCCGCCCGGCACGTCGGGTGACGCTGCGCCGCGCGACCGCGCAGGCCGACGATCTTTACGGCCAGAACGAGGCGCTGGTGCAGTCCGAGGCGCTGCTGAAGCTGGATCTCGGCCAGGGCAAGGGCGCGGCGCTTCTGGCGCTGGGGGCAGAGGACCCGCAGCGCTTCACGCCGGACCAGGGAACGGACCTGCTGTCCTTCTTCGCGGGGGCTTTCGAGCGGGTACTCCGCCGCTGGCTGGCGTGA
- the fsa gene encoding fructose-6-phosphate aldolase, which yields MKFFADTADIDAIRELAATGLLDGVTTNPSIIMKSGRDIWEVTKEICEAVDGPVSAETVALDAEGMIAEGRKLAQIADNIAIKVPLTWDGLKACKVLSGEGRMVNVTLCFSANQAILAAKAGATFVSPFIGRLDDINLDGMELISDIRTIYDNYGFGTQILAASIRTVNHIAESARIGADVITAPPEVIKKMAAHPLTDKGLEGFLADWAKTGQTIL from the coding sequence ATGAAATTCTTCGCAGATACCGCGGACATCGACGCGATCCGGGAACTGGCCGCCACCGGCCTTCTGGACGGGGTCACGACCAACCCGTCCATCATCATGAAATCCGGCCGCGACATCTGGGAAGTCACCAAGGAGATCTGCGAGGCCGTGGATGGCCCGGTCAGCGCAGAGACGGTGGCACTCGACGCCGAGGGCATGATCGCCGAGGGACGCAAGCTCGCGCAGATCGCCGACAACATCGCCATCAAGGTGCCGCTGACCTGGGACGGGCTGAAGGCCTGCAAGGTGCTGAGCGGCGAGGGCCGCATGGTCAACGTCACGCTCTGCTTCTCCGCGAACCAGGCGATCCTGGCGGCCAAGGCCGGCGCCACCTTCGTCAGCCCCTTCATCGGGCGGCTGGACGACATCAACCTGGACGGCATGGAGCTGATTTCGGACATCCGCACGATCTATGACAATTACGGTTTCGGGACGCAGATCCTTGCTGCCTCGATCCGGACCGTCAACCACATCGCGGAAAGCGCCCGGATCGGCGCCGACGTCATCACCGCCCCGCCCGAGGTGATCAAGAAGATGGCCGCCCATCCGCTGACCGACAAGGGGCTCGAGGGCTTCCTTGCCGACTGGGCCAAGACCGGGCAGACCATTCTCTGA
- a CDS encoding primosomal protein N', giving the protein MAMSDLPAGALAAVLTAEPLDRLLDYRVPEGGVAMGDFVVVPLGPRRVAGVVWGPGQGGFDPSKIRTIAAVLDVPPMRAELREFLTRAADYTLTPLSAMLRLATRVPDLGAPPGSRVLLQRGGGTPDRLTPARARVLDVLDEHGGAGFPPGELAALAGVSSSVLKGLESQGVLVRIAAPRDMPYPRLDPRHGGHALSDGQAQVAAELRARVDALAYSTTLLKGVTGSGKTEVYLEAVAQALARGRQALVLLPEIALTGAFLDRVEARFGARPAEWHSGVTGAERRRLWHAVAKGEAQLVVGARSALFLPFRDLGLIVVDEEHDSSYKQEEGALYHARDMAVLRASLSGAAVVLASATPSLETWVNARAGKYGRLDLAERFGTALLPEMRAIDMRADGPAQGAWLSPPLVEEIRTRIAAGEQSLLFLNRRGYAPLTLCRACGHQLGCHQCDARLVEHRFLKRLVCHQCGESEPIPTACPKCAVEGRLAALGPGVERVAEEAAALFPDARIAVLSSDQTESARSLKARIEQIASGGADIVVGTQIVAKGHNFPLLTLVGVVDADLGLMGGDLRGAERTFQLIRQVAGRAGRAEKPGLALVQTYQPQHAVIGAILQGDEDAFWQAEAAAREDAGAPPFGRMAGIILTGPDEARVFEVGRRLAQSAGALRKLGAEVYGPVAAPIARIRGRFRARMLVKGPKGVLLQPALSAWRAGVEVPANVRVVIDIDPQSFF; this is encoded by the coding sequence ATGGCGATGAGCGACCTTCCGGCTGGCGCCCTGGCCGCCGTCCTGACGGCAGAGCCGCTCGATCGCCTGCTTGACTACCGGGTGCCCGAGGGCGGTGTCGCCATGGGGGATTTCGTGGTGGTCCCGCTGGGCCCGCGGCGTGTTGCAGGCGTGGTCTGGGGGCCGGGGCAGGGCGGCTTCGATCCCTCGAAGATCCGCACCATCGCCGCCGTGCTGGACGTGCCGCCGATGCGGGCGGAACTGCGCGAGTTCCTGACGCGTGCCGCCGACTACACCCTCACGCCGCTTTCCGCGATGCTGCGGCTGGCGACACGGGTGCCCGATCTTGGCGCCCCCCCCGGGTCGCGGGTGCTTCTTCAACGGGGTGGCGGGACGCCCGACAGGCTGACGCCCGCGCGGGCCCGCGTGCTCGACGTGCTGGACGAACATGGGGGTGCCGGGTTCCCGCCGGGCGAGCTGGCGGCGCTTGCCGGCGTGTCGTCCTCGGTTCTCAAGGGGCTGGAGTCGCAGGGCGTACTGGTCCGCATCGCGGCGCCGCGCGACATGCCCTATCCGCGGCTCGACCCGCGCCACGGGGGGCATGCGCTTTCGGACGGGCAGGCGCAGGTGGCGGCGGAACTGCGGGCGCGGGTGGACGCGCTTGCCTATTCCACAACGCTGCTCAAGGGCGTCACCGGGTCCGGCAAGACCGAGGTCTATCTCGAGGCGGTGGCCCAGGCGCTGGCACGCGGGCGGCAGGCGCTGGTGCTGCTGCCCGAGATCGCGCTGACCGGCGCCTTTCTCGATAGGGTCGAGGCACGGTTCGGCGCCCGGCCCGCGGAATGGCATTCCGGCGTGACCGGGGCAGAGCGGCGCCGGCTCTGGCACGCGGTCGCGAAGGGCGAGGCGCAGTTGGTCGTCGGGGCGCGTTCGGCGCTGTTCCTGCCGTTCCGGGACCTGGGACTGATCGTCGTCGATGAGGAACACGACAGTTCCTACAAGCAGGAGGAGGGCGCGCTTTATCACGCGCGGGACATGGCGGTGTTGCGCGCCTCGCTGTCGGGGGCCGCGGTGGTGCTGGCCTCGGCCACGCCCTCGCTCGAGACCTGGGTGAACGCGCGGGCCGGAAAATACGGGCGGCTCGACCTGGCCGAGCGTTTCGGCACGGCGCTGCTGCCCGAGATGCGCGCGATCGACATGCGAGCCGACGGCCCGGCGCAGGGCGCATGGCTGTCGCCGCCGCTGGTCGAGGAAATCCGCACCCGGATCGCCGCCGGGGAGCAGTCGCTTCTGTTCCTGAACCGGCGCGGCTATGCGCCGCTGACGCTGTGCCGGGCCTGCGGGCACCAGCTTGGGTGCCATCAGTGCGACGCGCGGCTGGTCGAGCATAGGTTCCTGAAGCGGCTGGTCTGCCACCAGTGCGGAGAGAGCGAGCCGATCCCGACCGCCTGTCCGAAATGCGCGGTCGAGGGGCGGCTTGCAGCCCTGGGCCCCGGTGTTGAGCGGGTGGCCGAAGAGGCGGCGGCGCTGTTCCCGGACGCCCGCATCGCGGTCCTGTCCTCGGATCAGACCGAAAGCGCCCGCAGCCTGAAGGCGCGGATCGAGCAGATCGCGTCCGGTGGGGCCGATATCGTGGTCGGCACGCAGATCGTGGCCAAGGGCCACAATTTCCCGCTGCTGACGCTGGTGGGTGTGGTGGACGCCGATCTGGGGCTGATGGGCGGCGATCTGCGCGGGGCAGAGCGGACCTTCCAGCTGATCCGGCAGGTTGCGGGCCGTGCCGGGCGGGCGGAAAAGCCGGGGCTTGCGCTGGTGCAGACCTATCAGCCGCAGCATGCGGTGATCGGCGCGATCCTTCAGGGCGACGAGGATGCCTTCTGGCAGGCCGAGGCGGCCGCGCGCGAAGATGCGGGCGCGCCGCCCTTCGGCCGGATGGCCGGCATCATCCTGACCGGCCCGGACGAGGCGCGGGTCTTCGAAGTGGGCCGCCGCCTTGCGCAGTCGGCAGGCGCTCTGCGCAAGCTCGGGGCCGAGGTCTACGGCCCGGTCGCAGCGCCCATCGCGCGCATCCGCGGCCGCTTTCGCGCAAGGATGCTGGTCAAGGGGCCCAAGGGCGTGCTGCTGCAACCCGCGCTCAGCGCCTGGCGCGCCGGGGTCGAGGTGCCCGCGAATGTGCGCGTGGTGATCGACATCGACCCGCAGAGCTTTTTCTGA
- the thpR gene encoding RNA 2',3'-cyclic phosphodiesterase: MRLFVAIGLPDGVTEALENLATALPVGRAMAADAMHLTLAFAGEQPGDVAEDIAHSLDTMRHPAIALHLKGLDTLGGREPHVLAIMAERAPALMALQAQVATRLRAAGVDLERRRFRPHVTLARFNRRLAAEEAVKLGRFLEAHGDAALPAFEAASFALYRSDLGKAGAIHTELMRYDLG, from the coding sequence ATGCGGCTGTTCGTGGCGATCGGGTTGCCCGACGGGGTGACGGAGGCGTTGGAAAACCTTGCCACCGCCCTGCCGGTTGGCCGGGCGATGGCGGCGGATGCGATGCACCTGACGCTGGCCTTCGCCGGCGAGCAGCCGGGCGACGTGGCCGAGGACATCGCCCATTCGCTCGATACCATGCGCCACCCGGCCATCGCGCTGCACCTGAAGGGACTCGACACGCTGGGCGGGCGCGAGCCCCATGTGCTGGCGATCATGGCCGAGCGGGCCCCGGCGCTGATGGCGTTGCAGGCGCAGGTAGCAACCCGCCTGCGCGCGGCGGGCGTGGATCTCGAACGCCGGCGCTTTCGTCCGCATGTGACGCTGGCGCGCTTCAACCGCCGTCTTGCCGCCGAAGAGGCGGTGAAGCTCGGCCGCTTCCTCGAGGCGCATGGCGACGCGGCCCTGCCCGCGTTCGAGGCTGCGTCCTTCGCGCTCTACCGCTCGGATCTGGGCAAGGCGGGCGCGATCCATACCGAACTCATGCGCTACGACCTGGGCTGA
- the hisC gene encoding histidinol-phosphate transaminase, which produces MTQTRPMPQPGILDIAPYKAGEGHVAGANAITKLSSNENPHGPSPAAMEAVRAAAETLAVYPSSDHAALRTAIGEVWNLDPARIVCGAGSDEIISLLCQSYAGPGDEVLYTEHGFAMYPISAMAAGATPVQVRERHRTADVDALLEAVTERTAMVFIANPNNPTGTMLPPEELARLAAGLPGRVMLVLDGAYAEYVPGYDAGAALVDAHENVVMTRTFSKIYGLGGLRIGWGYAPAHVIEVLNRVRGPFNVSAAGLAAAEAAVRDTAYTERCRAANAEWRGFMQRELNALGLPTDESHANFVLPRFPGPEMAAAADQRLRAHGIIVRPVGGYGLPDFLRITIGDEVACRRVIAILDEFLKERA; this is translated from the coding sequence ATGACCCAGACCCGCCCCATGCCGCAGCCAGGCATTCTCGACATCGCCCCCTACAAGGCGGGCGAGGGGCATGTGGCGGGGGCCAACGCGATCACCAAGCTCAGTTCGAACGAGAACCCGCACGGACCCAGCCCCGCCGCGATGGAAGCGGTGCGCGCGGCGGCCGAGACGCTGGCGGTCTATCCCTCCTCGGATCATGCCGCGCTGCGGACGGCGATCGGCGAGGTCTGGAACCTTGATCCCGCGCGCATCGTCTGTGGCGCCGGGTCGGACGAGATCATCTCGCTTCTGTGCCAGTCCTATGCCGGGCCGGGCGACGAGGTGCTTTACACCGAGCATGGCTTCGCGATGTATCCGATTTCGGCCATGGCCGCGGGGGCGACACCGGTGCAGGTGCGCGAGCGGCATCGCACCGCGGATGTGGATGCGCTGCTCGAGGCGGTGACGGAACGCACCGCGATGGTGTTCATCGCCAACCCCAACAACCCGACCGGCACCATGCTGCCGCCCGAGGAACTGGCGCGCCTTGCGGCCGGCCTGCCCGGGCGCGTGATGCTGGTGCTGGACGGCGCCTATGCCGAATATGTGCCGGGCTATGACGCGGGCGCGGCGCTGGTCGACGCGCACGAGAACGTGGTGATGACGCGCACCTTCTCGAAGATCTACGGCCTTGGCGGGCTGCGGATCGGCTGGGGCTACGCGCCCGCCCATGTGATCGAGGTGCTGAACAGGGTGCGCGGTCCGTTCAACGTGTCGGCCGCGGGTCTTGCGGCAGCCGAAGCGGCGGTGCGCGACACCGCCTATACCGAGCGTTGCCGGGCGGCCAATGCCGAGTGGCGTGGCTTCATGCAGCGGGAGCTGAACGCGCTGGGCCTGCCCACGGACGAAAGCCACGCGAATTTCGTGCTGCCCCGCTTTCCCGGCCCGGAAATGGCGGCTGCCGCCGACCAGCGGCTGCGCGCGCATGGCATCATCGTGCGCCCGGTGGGCGGCTATGGCCTGCCGGATTTCCTGCGCATCACCATCGGCGACGAGGTGGCCTGCCGCCGCGTGATCGCCATTCTCGACGAATTCCTGAAGGAGCGGGCATGA
- a CDS encoding prephenate/arogenate dehydrogenase family protein: protein MTAADAVNAYRHVALVGLGLIASSIAHAARRAGFDGRITGTARSAATRQAALDLGICDAVFPTAAEAVDGADLVILCVPVGAMAQVATEIAPVLAPGATLTDVGSVKARVIEDVAPHLPEGVHFIPGHPIAGTEQSGPGAGFAELFDNRWCLFTPLPDTDADALARLIAFWQALGAKTDVMEPEHHDLVLAVTSHAPHLIAYTMVGVADDMARVTENEVINYSAAGFRDFTRIAASDPTMWRDVFLTNKAATLEILGRFTEELFALQRAIRTGDGQLLHDYFTRTRAIRRGIIDAGQDTAAPDFGRVPKGAAVDGPKR from the coding sequence ATGACCGCCGCCGACGCCGTCAACGCCTATCGGCATGTCGCCCTGGTCGGGCTTGGCCTGATCGCGTCCTCGATCGCCCATGCCGCCCGGCGTGCGGGGTTCGACGGGCGCATCACCGGCACCGCCCGCAGCGCCGCGACGCGGCAGGCGGCGCTGGACCTGGGCATCTGCGACGCGGTGTTTCCAACGGCGGCCGAGGCCGTCGACGGGGCGGATCTGGTGATCCTGTGCGTGCCGGTGGGCGCGATGGCGCAGGTTGCGACGGAAATCGCCCCGGTGCTGGCGCCGGGCGCAACGCTGACCGATGTGGGTTCGGTCAAGGCACGGGTGATCGAGGATGTCGCCCCGCACCTGCCCGAGGGTGTCCATTTCATCCCCGGCCACCCGATCGCCGGGACAGAGCAGTCGGGGCCGGGCGCGGGCTTTGCGGAGTTGTTCGACAACCGCTGGTGCCTGTTCACGCCACTGCCCGATACCGATGCGGACGCGCTGGCGCGGCTGATCGCCTTCTGGCAGGCGCTGGGCGCGAAAACGGATGTGATGGAGCCCGAGCATCACGACCTGGTCCTTGCGGTCACGAGCCACGCGCCGCACCTGATCGCCTATACCATGGTGGGGGTCGCCGACGACATGGCGCGGGTGACCGAGAACGAGGTCATCAACTACTCGGCTGCGGGTTTCCGCGACTTCACCCGCATCGCCGCTTCGGACCCGACGATGTGGCGCGACGTGTTCCTGACCAACAAGGCCGCCACCCTGGAAATCCTGGGCCGGTTCACCGAGGAACTGTTCGCGCTGCAACGCGCGATCCGCACCGGCGACGGGCAGCTTCTGCACGACTATTTCACGCGCACCCGGGCTATCCGGCGCGGGATCATCGATGCCGGGCAGGACACGGCGGCCCCGGATTTCGGGCGTGTTCCCAAGGGGGCCGCGGTGGACGGTCCGAAACGCTGA